DNA sequence from the Vicia villosa cultivar HV-30 ecotype Madison, WI linkage group LG3, Vvil1.0, whole genome shotgun sequence genome:
ataaaaagttattttaaactatttttttatagtATCTTCTTGATAATTTACTTCATTAAATATCAaattaaaatcacaaaattaaaaatcaagCACGTGAAATGTTATTGAACGTGATATCgttcaaatcaaattttaaataaatttccaaaagcaACCAATAAATAAAGGCACGATCTACATATTCTGTTTCATTCTAAAATTTATAGTGTTTCATTGAAACAAGTTAAATTATAAGTAtttcattattataaaaaaaccATTACTATTACATTATACTCTTAATTTGTCTAGAAATTTATTCTGTTCATTGTCTATTATTAATCAAGAGATTTAAAAGTTTTTGTAATGCTAAAATATCATACAACTTCTTTCTTGGAATTAAATATCATGCATCAGTAATACGTGAAAAATGAAATTTTCAcataatttattataattgatTGAACCTTCAGTTTATTTTTCACCTATATgcatgttaaaaaaaatttaaattttattaattgtttaaaggttaatttttatatttaaaataaatttaatgaaAAAGATACTACTGAACCAAAATTTCAACATAAACCAAAGTTTTTAACATAAACCAAAGTTTCTAACATAAACCAAGTAATACCATACCATATGGTTAGTTACGGTTCGGGTTCGGTTAACTATGGTTCAGTTCAGTTATAGAACTGTTAGATAAAGTGTGGTTCGGTTCATTAACCAAAGAAAATAGTTCGGTTATTTAAGGTACGGTTCAGTTTAGTTCTAGGATTCAGTTCAGTTCTATAGATTTTTTGAACAGCCCTATTCCACTAGACGTGAGAGCCACTAACTAGTAACCACAACATTTGTCCATGAATCAAAACACACAAGAAAATCATGCTTATTACAAAACCAAACAAGACAAATACATATGCCTCTGCTAAAGAACTAAATCCAATGACAGTGTCACCCTTAAACAAGACTTCTAATGCGTGATTGTTGCCTATGTTGTATTGGCAGTGTTTTCCACCACTTCACAAACGTAGAACCCTCCAAAAACACATCCTTACCAACTTCACCTTTCTTATCCCACTCTTCTATCTGTTCCTCCAATGCCGAAACTCTTTCCTTAACATCTTCAAAAGATTTCTTATTGTCATTACAGAGATCCTCCACTTCAGCCCAAAAACAAGATTCAGAATAACCACCTTCTTTCCTCCTCTCACAATGCTCCAACCATCTCTGCGTATACCTGTATCTCTTTGGCCTTCCTCCCTTATCCATATAAGCACGTCCATCACGGTTCCTCGAATGACGATAGTAATTAGCAATGTCCAAAGGCTCGACTAGTCTTCTAAAGTTTGTTCCTCTCATAATCCAATCCATTTTCCCTTCAAATTCATCTGGAAGTTCATAGTTTAGAAGCTTTTCGATTATCTCGTCCCATACTCCTGCTAGATCTAGTCTCTTTACATTTGCTTTGAAATCTTCTGGATCTTCTTGATCCTTGAATCCGTCGTAGTAACCCTTTTTCTGATGCCCCCACATTTCTCTGTACTTTTCCACTTCCTTCATCTTTTCTTCCATAAATACTGTCTTCTCTTCTATGGCTTTTTCGTTGTTTCTTTTTCGCTCCTCTAACGCCGCTGCTGCTTGAATGCATAACCTTGCTCGCGTGCTCTAAATTATTTACAACAAATTCATTATCATACAAATGTTAAGCACATAACAACATAGTATAATAGGTAAGGATAAAAATGTTTACATACCAGGCCAAGATCATTTAAGGCTGTGTTAATGGTTGCAATGTCGCGGCCCGTAGTAGTATTCTCGGACAAAGGAATCTTCTCTAGTTGGTCCAAGTGCACAGCATTCTGGATTCCTAAGTTTTTTGGTAATTCCGCGCCATAAGTGAAGTGTTGTCGCAGGCTTTTAAGAGAAACCTCATCAGTTTCTGCTTCAGAGCTTAACTGAGCAGAGAAAAACAAGACCTGCAGAATTGCATCAGGGTTTTTTATGACAATTTGCTTTGCTTCATTTCCACTTGTAGTGCAGAAAATGTAAGTTCCAAAGGGTCTATAAGGACTCAAAGGAACAAAATTCGTAATAGTTTCGAGTGTTGCTTCTGTTGTTCCCATTAGCTTGCAAGCAGCATGTCTTGTGACAGTTGCAGCATTTGATATCACCT
Encoded proteins:
- the LOC131661737 gene encoding protein EDS1L-like is translated as MAALRGGGTGINIKELSPERIEKSFSASLKAHSKTPYLLEKNSRSNPKEVIITFPASGGFKDWYSKTNFGEIKIDLTLFPSLRSIGNNEPALVNQFFLQRFQEILAKSNLQNEVDRAIKKQKQIIFAGHSSGGPVAILATLWVLENYQNPNFQGGIPPLCVTFGSPLVGNHIFSHATRREIWSNYFFHFVLRYDIVPRILLAPLSSFDQKFDTVSQLLDPKNRSFMSESSLGRISSTSEFYFEVISNAATVTRHAACKLMGTTEATLETITNFVPLSPYRPFGTYIFCTTSGNEAKQIVIKNPDAILQVLFFSAQLSSEAETDEVSLKSLRQHFTYGAELPKNLGIQNAVHLDQLEKIPLSENTTTGRDIATINTALNDLGLSTRARLCIQAAAALEERKRNNEKAIEEKTVFMEEKMKEVEKYREMWGHQKKGYYDGFKDQEDPEDFKANVKRLDLAGVWDEIIEKLLNYELPDEFEGKMDWIMRGTNFRRLVEPLDIANYYRHSRNRDGRAYMDKGGRPKRYRYTQRWLEHCERRKEGGYSESCFWAEVEDLCNDNKKSFEDVKERVSALEEQIEEWDKKGEVGKDVFLEGSTFVKWWKTLPIQHRQQSRIRSLV